A region of the Terriglobia bacterium genome:
GCCCCAAAGTAGAACAACAGCGTGATCCCGGCGAGAACCACGACCAGAGCATTGATGACCCTGTTGGCGAGGAGCCAGGCTTCCGCCTCCCCCTTGTCCGTCATATACCGGATGAAAGTGGGAACGAAAGCCGAACTCAGAGCCCCTTCGGCAAAGAGGTCGCGCAAGAGGTTGGGAACTCGAAAAGCGGCGTTGAACGCATCGGTATAGTAACCGGCGCCGAAGTATTTGGACATGACCATCTCGCGTCCCATAGCCAGAACGCGGCTGATCATGGTCGCCACACTGATCGATCCTGCCGCTGTGGCGAGGCTTCGACCTTTTTCAGGGAGTGCTTGCACGGACTTGCTTGGCGTCGACTCGTTTTGGGTTGGAATGGGCATCAATCCGCAGCCTGTTTCTTGACTGCCTGGAGCACCTATACTACCATAGGTGCGCAATGCGGCAATACATTGATTTGTATGACTTTCCTCGACACAGGCATCGGAGCGCGCGTGGAATTCGTGCGCTCGCATAACAACTCACCTGCTGCCAGGAATCACTCGTGAGACTATGAAACTATCGGAAATCGCCCGCAAGCTGGCCTGCCGGATGCACGCCGAGAACGATATTGAAATACTGGGAGTCGCCGGCATCGAAGATGCGGGGCCAGGGCACCTTACCTTTGTCGCCAATCGGAAGTATGTCCGGCACATAAAAGACACCAAAGCCTCGGCGATCATTCTGGGCCTCGATCAGCCGGTGGTTCCTATCCCGAGCTTAAGGACAGCAAATCCCTACCTCGCATTTGCGCGCGCTCTTGAACTGTTTCACACGCCGATCGTGCCCGGACCGGGCATCCACCCTTCCGCCATCATCGCCGGCGACGTAAAGATCGGTCCTGATGCGAGCATCGGCGCCCAGGTTGTCATCGGCAGCGGCTGCAAACTCGGGGCCCGCGCCATTCTCCACCCGCATGTAGTTCTCTATCCCGAAGTGTGTATAGGCGATGATGTGATCCTGCACGCCGGGGTTGTGGTGCGCGAACAGTGCCTGATCGGTCACCGAGTGATAATTCAAAACGGCAGCATACTGGGTTGCGACGGATTTGGCTTCGCCCCGGTGGGCGACGGAACCTATTATAAGATTCGCCAGACGGGCCGCGTGGTCATCGAAGACGACGTGGAGATCGGAGCCAATACCACCATTGACCGTGCTGCGGTTGGTGAGACCAGAATCGGCAGAGGCGCCAAATTGGACAATCTGGTGCAGATCGGTCATGGCTCGCAGGTGGGTGAGAACTCGGTGCTCGCCGCTCAAGTCGGGTTGGCGGGCTCCACGAAGCTGGGACGCAACGTTCAGGCCGGAGGGCAAGCGGGCTTTGCCGGGCACCAGGAGGTCGGCGATGGTGCCGTCATCACCGCTCAAAGCGGTGTGCACGGTGAAATCAAAGCCGGTTCGGTGCTGTCAGGGTCTCCGGGATTCGACAACAGCGTCTGGCGCCGCTGCGTTACCGCCTTTCCCAGACTGCCTGACTTGCAGCGCCGCGTTCAGTCCCTGGAGAAGGAACTCGAATTGTTGAAGGCACAGATAATCCAGAAGAACGGCAAATAAAGCGCTGGAGTAAAACGAGCTCGGGCCGATGAGAACCGTAGGCTATTCGAGAAGCTGACTCACAGCCTGGGGTCGCGCCTATGGTTCGCCATGGTTTCGCGGCCCCGGGCTGCGAGATAGGCTGCCAGCGCTCCTCCCAGGATCAACCGGACTCCCGTAAGCAAACGCATTCGTGTTCTCCGTTTCATTCGGGGCTGTTTTTTGCCCGCAGTGTCTGCGCCGCAGTGGGCCGCCATAGTTGCCTTGACTTTTGGCACTCATTTCCAGTATTCGATTAGGCTTGTTTTCGTAATATTGTCTTGTTTGTGGCGCCGTTAGATTTCACAGCCGGATTGACCGGCTTTTGCTGAGCGGCATACAGCCTCACTTCGATTCAGGAGACCCTTGGATGACTCATAAATACGTATTCATTTTTGCGGACGGAAAAGCCGACGGGCGCGGCGACATGAAGGACCTGTTGGGAGGCAAAGGCGCGGGCCTGGCCGAGATGACCAACGCAGGGCTGCCGGTGCCTCCGGGATTCACGATTACCACTGAGGCCTGCAACGCCTACCTCGCTTCAGGCGAGAAGTTTCCTGAAGAAATGTGGGCTCAGGTCCTTGCGGCCCTCGCTCAGGTCGAAGCCGCCACAGGCAAGAGATTCGGCGACCCTTCCAATCCCCTCCTGATCTCGGTGCGTTCAGGCGCAAAGTTCTCCATGCCCGGCATGATGGATACCGTCCTGAACCTGGGCCTCAATGAGGGGACCCTTCAGGGCCTTGCCCGTTTGACCTCCAACGAGCGTTTTGCCTTCGACGCCTATCGACGCTTCATCCAGATGCTGGGCAAGATTGTCCTGGGCATCGATGCAGAGTTGTTTGAACAGGCCCTGTCAAAGGCCAAACGCAAAGCGCGAGCCAGGCTGGACACCGATCTCACGGCGAACGATCTCAAGGGCGTGTGTGAGGAGTTCCAAAAGATCATCCGTCAGGAAACGGGATCCGAGTTCCCTGCCGACCCGCATCTGCAGCTCGAATTGGCGATCAAAGCGGTTTTCCGCTCCTGGAACGGTGATCGCGCCAAGGCCTATCGGCACCGTGAGAGAATCCCTGACGATCTGGGCACGGCCGTGAACATTGTGACCATGGTGTTCGGCAACATGGGGAACGACTCGGGCACGGGCGTGGCATTCACGCGCAATCCCGCCACGGGAGCCAAGGAACTTTTCGGCGACTACCTCACCAACGCGCAGGGCGAGGACGTGGTGGCCGGCATCCGCACACCCAAGCACATCAGCGAGCTCAAGCACGAGATGCCCGGGATTTACGCGCAATTCGAGGCGGTGGCCGACAAGCTCGAACGGCATTACCGCGATATTCAGGACATGGAATTCACTGTCGAGCGGGGCAAACTCTGGATGCTGCAGACCAGGAACGGCAAGCGCACCGGCCCTGCGGCCGTGAAGATCGCCGTGGATATGGCGCGGGAAGGGCTGATCGACGAACCAACCGCCGTCCTGCGTGTTCCGCCCAGCGATCTCGATCAGCTTCTGCACAAGATGATCGATCCCAAGGCGAAGCTCAACGTCCTGACGACCGGCATCAACGCCAGCCCGGGCGCCGCATTCGGCCAGGTAGTGTTCACACCGGAGGAAGCCGAAGCAATGGCGGAAAGAAAGGAAAAGGTCATTCTGGTGCGTAGTGAGACCTCCCCGGAGGACGTGCGCGGGATGGATGCGGCGCAGGGGATTCTGACCTCCACGGGCGGGCCAACGAGTCATGCGGCAGTCGTGGCGCGCGGTTGGGGCAAGCCCTGCATCGTGGGCGCCGGCGCGCTCAACATCGATTATGCCAAAAACGAGTTCACGGTAGACGGAACCCGCGTGCGCCGCGGCGACTGGATCACGGTGGACGGAACTACGGGGCGTGTGATCCTCGGCCAGGCCTCCCTGGTCGATCCGGAACTCGGAGGCGATTTCAAGCAATTAATGGAATGGGCCGACAAATATCGCCGGCTTGGCGTGCGCACCAACGCCGATACGCCCACCGATGCCAAGGTGGCCCGCGGCTTCGGCGCCGAGGGGATCGGCCTCTGCCGCACCGAGCATATGTTCTTCGAGGGAAACCGCATCGACTTCATGCGCCAGATGATTCTCGGCTCCCTGGATTACAAGCGGATCGAGAAGGGTCTGGATGCCATCGCAGAAGAGCTCAAGCGCGGCATTTCTGCCAAGCGGCGCAAGGATCTGCTCCAGGTCCGCAGACAGCTGCAAAAGCAGATCGCCGAGCCCAGAAAGCTCTACAAGGGCGGCCTGGATCAGCTGCTGAAGCTCCAGCGCAAAGATTTCGAGGGCATCCTCACCGCAATGGATGGCTACCCGGTCACCATTCGTACCCTAGATCCGCCCCTTCACGAGTTCCTTCCCCACACGGAGGAAGATACGCGCAAGCTCGCGCGCAAGCTCAAGGTGCGCCCGCAGCACCTGTGGGAACGCGTGCAATCGCTCCATGAAGCCAACCCGATGCTGGGACACCGCGGCTGCCGCCTGGGAATTGTCTTCCCCGAAATCACGGAGATGCAGGCACGCGCCATATTTGAGGCAGCGGTCAACGTCAAGAAGCGGGGCGTCAAGGTTCATCCCGAAATCATGATTCCGCTGGTCGCCGATCAGGCGGAGCTCAAGCTGCAGGCCGACGTGGTCCGCCGCGTGGCAGGCGAGATCTTCGCCAAAGCCAAAGAAAGTGTTGATTTTCTGGTCGGGACCATGATCGAGCTGCCTCGGGCGGCGCTCACCGCGGACAAGGTTGCCGAAGTAGCCGAATTCTTCTCCTTC
Encoded here:
- the lpxD gene encoding UDP-3-O-(3-hydroxymyristoyl)glucosamine N-acyltransferase; the protein is MKLSEIARKLACRMHAENDIEILGVAGIEDAGPGHLTFVANRKYVRHIKDTKASAIILGLDQPVVPIPSLRTANPYLAFARALELFHTPIVPGPGIHPSAIIAGDVKIGPDASIGAQVVIGSGCKLGARAILHPHVVLYPEVCIGDDVILHAGVVVREQCLIGHRVIIQNGSILGCDGFGFAPVGDGTYYKIRQTGRVVIEDDVEIGANTTIDRAAVGETRIGRGAKLDNLVQIGHGSQVGENSVLAAQVGLAGSTKLGRNVQAGGQAGFAGHQEVGDGAVITAQSGVHGEIKAGSVLSGSPGFDNSVWRRCVTAFPRLPDLQRRVQSLEKELELLKAQIIQKNGK
- the ppdK gene encoding pyruvate, phosphate dikinase encodes the protein MTHKYVFIFADGKADGRGDMKDLLGGKGAGLAEMTNAGLPVPPGFTITTEACNAYLASGEKFPEEMWAQVLAALAQVEAATGKRFGDPSNPLLISVRSGAKFSMPGMMDTVLNLGLNEGTLQGLARLTSNERFAFDAYRRFIQMLGKIVLGIDAELFEQALSKAKRKARARLDTDLTANDLKGVCEEFQKIIRQETGSEFPADPHLQLELAIKAVFRSWNGDRAKAYRHRERIPDDLGTAVNIVTMVFGNMGNDSGTGVAFTRNPATGAKELFGDYLTNAQGEDVVAGIRTPKHISELKHEMPGIYAQFEAVADKLERHYRDIQDMEFTVERGKLWMLQTRNGKRTGPAAVKIAVDMAREGLIDEPTAVLRVPPSDLDQLLHKMIDPKAKLNVLTTGINASPGAAFGQVVFTPEEAEAMAERKEKVILVRSETSPEDVRGMDAAQGILTSTGGPTSHAAVVARGWGKPCIVGAGALNIDYAKNEFTVDGTRVRRGDWITVDGTTGRVILGQASLVDPELGGDFKQLMEWADKYRRLGVRTNADTPTDAKVARGFGAEGIGLCRTEHMFFEGNRIDFMRQMILGSLDYKRIEKGLDAIAEELKRGISAKRRKDLLQVRRQLQKQIAEPRKLYKGGLDQLLKLQRKDFEGILTAMDGYPVTIRTLDPPLHEFLPHTEEDTRKLARKLKVRPQHLWERVQSLHEANPMLGHRGCRLGIVFPEITEMQARAIFEAAVNVKKRGVKVHPEIMIPLVADQAELKLQADVVRRVAGEIFAKAKESVDFLVGTMIELPRAALTADKVAEVAEFFSFGTNDLTQTTFGLSRDDSGKFLPYYIEHRIFEYDPFQVLDREGVGQLVRMGTERGRSTRSNLKVGICGEHGGEPSSVIFCHEVGLNYVSCSPYRVPIARLAAAHAALGTQESVSRTA